In one window of Hevea brasiliensis isolate MT/VB/25A 57/8 chromosome 10, ASM3005281v1, whole genome shotgun sequence DNA:
- the LOC110631696 gene encoding uncharacterized protein LOC110631696 isoform X1 gives MADPHLQIDQQSRPPVHTPLLPPTHNNTDNHHDGRRQDQETDLDQALEGLETFLTLLGFNQSSVLSFLLSWTVFILIGVSLPVMILELSKCGGCEKYQIKDFELDIVASQACLAAVSLACLSHSLRKYGIRKFLFLDRRSGPIMARFGHKYVQQMKDSLRLLILWSLPCFILKVVREVIRVLYVQHESWWLSAAILFGLILSWGYVSTISLSASILFHLVCNLQVIHFDDYAKLLERESDVLVFIEEHIHLRYHLSKISHRFRIFLLLQFCVVTASQIVTLFQTTGYSGIITVINGGDFAVSSIVQVVGISICLHAATKISHRAQGIASIVSRWHALATCISSDASHQMRVSNSTGNLEAANQLNSLHLSYSESDLESVDYIAMPTNTQLASNMSSYHRRLAFVLYLQNNPGGITIFGWTVDRALINTIFFIELTLVTFVLGKTIVFTSK, from the exons ATGGCAGATCCTCACTTACAAATAGACCAACAATCTCGCCCTCCTGTCCATACCCCTCTTCTTCCTCCAACTCATAATAACACCGACAACCACCACGACGGCCGCCGCCAAGATCAAGAAACCGATCTCGATCAGGCTCTTGAAGGGTTAGAGACATTTCTTACCCTTCTGGGTTTCAACCAGTCTTCTGTTCTGAGCTTTCTTCTTTCTTGGACAGTGTTTATATTGATAGGTGTGTCGCTTCCTGTTATGATACTGGAGTTGTCTAAATGTGGTGGCTGCGAAAAGTACCAGATTAAGGATTTTGAACTCGATATCGTTGCATCTCAAGCGTGTTTAGCGGCTGTTTCTTTGGCTTGCCTTTCTCATAGTCTACGCAAGTATGGCATAAGAAAGTTTCTGTTCCTTGACCGCCGTAGCGGCCCTATTATGGCTCGCTTTGGCCACAAATATGTTCAACAGATGAAG GACTCTTTACGTTTGCTGATCCTCTGGTCGCTGCCATGTTTCATTCTGAAAGTTGTGCGAGAGGTCATTCGTGTATTATACGTGCAGCATGAATCATGGTGGTTGTCTGCCGCTATTTTGTTTGGTTTGATTCTATCTTGGGGTTATGTCAGTACAATATCTTTATCAGCCAGCATTCTATTTCATCTAGTTTGCAATTTACAAGTTATTCACTTCGATGACTATGCTAAGCTTTTGGAAAGAGAATCTGATGTTTTGGTATTTATAGAGGAGCACATTCATCTCCGTTATCACCTCTCTAAGATAAGCCATAGATTCCGAATTTTTCTTCTTCTGCAGTTCTGTGTTGTTACAGCTAGCCAAATCGTGACGCTTTTCCAGACCACAGGATATAGTGGAATAATTACTGTTATAAATGGGGGTGACTTTGCA gTATCTTCAATTGTTCAAGTAGTTGGAATAAGTATTTGTTTGCATGCTGCCACGAAAATATCCCACAGAGCCCAAGGTATTGCATCTATAGTGAGTAGATGGCATGCATTGGCAACGTGCATTTCAAGTGATGCATCTCATCAAATGAGAGTTTCGAATAGTACGGGGAACTTGGAAGCTGCAAATCAACTAAACTCACTACATTTAAGCTATTCTGAAAGTGATTTGGAGTCGGTGGATTATATTGCAATGCCTACAAATACACAGTTGGCATCCAACATGTCATCATATCACAGAAGGCTAGCCTTTG TATTGTATCTGCAAAACAATCCTGGAGGAATCACTATATTTGGTTGGACGGTTGATCGTGCATTAATAAACACAATCTTCTTCATTGAACTTACTCTAGTGACTTTTGTGCTTGGAAAGACTATAGTATTCACTTCTAAATGA
- the LOC110631696 gene encoding uncharacterized protein LOC110631696 isoform X3, which translates to MILELSKCGGCEKYQIKDFELDIVASQACLAAVSLACLSHSLRKYGIRKFLFLDRRSGPIMARFGHKYVQQMKDSLRLLILWSLPCFILKVVREVIRVLYVQHESWWLSAAILFGLILSWGYVSTISLSASILFHLVCNLQVIHFDDYAKLLERESDVLVFIEEHIHLRYHLSKISHRFRIFLLLQFCVVTASQIVTLFQTTGYSGIITVINGGDFAVSSIVQVVGISICLHAATKISHRAQGIASIVSRWHALATCISSDASHQMRVSNSTGNLEAANQLNSLHLSYSESDLESVDYIAMPTNTQLASNMSSYHRRLAFVLYLQNNPGGITIFGWTVDRALINTIFFIELTLVTFVLGKTIVFTSK; encoded by the exons ATGATACTGGAGTTGTCTAAATGTGGTGGCTGCGAAAAGTACCAGATTAAGGATTTTGAACTCGATATCGTTGCATCTCAAGCGTGTTTAGCGGCTGTTTCTTTGGCTTGCCTTTCTCATAGTCTACGCAAGTATGGCATAAGAAAGTTTCTGTTCCTTGACCGCCGTAGCGGCCCTATTATGGCTCGCTTTGGCCACAAATATGTTCAACAGATGAAG GACTCTTTACGTTTGCTGATCCTCTGGTCGCTGCCATGTTTCATTCTGAAAGTTGTGCGAGAGGTCATTCGTGTATTATACGTGCAGCATGAATCATGGTGGTTGTCTGCCGCTATTTTGTTTGGTTTGATTCTATCTTGGGGTTATGTCAGTACAATATCTTTATCAGCCAGCATTCTATTTCATCTAGTTTGCAATTTACAAGTTATTCACTTCGATGACTATGCTAAGCTTTTGGAAAGAGAATCTGATGTTTTGGTATTTATAGAGGAGCACATTCATCTCCGTTATCACCTCTCTAAGATAAGCCATAGATTCCGAATTTTTCTTCTTCTGCAGTTCTGTGTTGTTACAGCTAGCCAAATCGTGACGCTTTTCCAGACCACAGGATATAGTGGAATAATTACTGTTATAAATGGGGGTGACTTTGCA gTATCTTCAATTGTTCAAGTAGTTGGAATAAGTATTTGTTTGCATGCTGCCACGAAAATATCCCACAGAGCCCAAGGTATTGCATCTATAGTGAGTAGATGGCATGCATTGGCAACGTGCATTTCAAGTGATGCATCTCATCAAATGAGAGTTTCGAATAGTACGGGGAACTTGGAAGCTGCAAATCAACTAAACTCACTACATTTAAGCTATTCTGAAAGTGATTTGGAGTCGGTGGATTATATTGCAATGCCTACAAATACACAGTTGGCATCCAACATGTCATCATATCACAGAAGGCTAGCCTTTG TATTGTATCTGCAAAACAATCCTGGAGGAATCACTATATTTGGTTGGACGGTTGATCGTGCATTAATAAACACAATCTTCTTCATTGAACTTACTCTAGTGACTTTTGTGCTTGGAAAGACTATAGTATTCACTTCTAAATGA
- the LOC110631696 gene encoding uncharacterized protein LOC110631696 isoform X2: MADPHLQIDQQSRPPVHTPLLPPTHNNTDNHHDGRRQDQETDLDQALEGLETFLTLLGFNQSSVLSFLLSWTVFILIGVSLPVMILELSKCGGCEKYQIKDFELDIVASQACLAAVSLACLSHSLRKYGIRKFLFLDRRSGPIMARFGHKYVQQMKDSLRLLILWSLPCFILKVVREVIRVLYVQHESWWLSAAILFGLILSWGYFCVVTASQIVTLFQTTGYSGIITVINGGDFAVSSIVQVVGISICLHAATKISHRAQGIASIVSRWHALATCISSDASHQMRVSNSTGNLEAANQLNSLHLSYSESDLESVDYIAMPTNTQLASNMSSYHRRLAFVLYLQNNPGGITIFGWTVDRALINTIFFIELTLVTFVLGKTIVFTSK; this comes from the exons ATGGCAGATCCTCACTTACAAATAGACCAACAATCTCGCCCTCCTGTCCATACCCCTCTTCTTCCTCCAACTCATAATAACACCGACAACCACCACGACGGCCGCCGCCAAGATCAAGAAACCGATCTCGATCAGGCTCTTGAAGGGTTAGAGACATTTCTTACCCTTCTGGGTTTCAACCAGTCTTCTGTTCTGAGCTTTCTTCTTTCTTGGACAGTGTTTATATTGATAGGTGTGTCGCTTCCTGTTATGATACTGGAGTTGTCTAAATGTGGTGGCTGCGAAAAGTACCAGATTAAGGATTTTGAACTCGATATCGTTGCATCTCAAGCGTGTTTAGCGGCTGTTTCTTTGGCTTGCCTTTCTCATAGTCTACGCAAGTATGGCATAAGAAAGTTTCTGTTCCTTGACCGCCGTAGCGGCCCTATTATGGCTCGCTTTGGCCACAAATATGTTCAACAGATGAAG GACTCTTTACGTTTGCTGATCCTCTGGTCGCTGCCATGTTTCATTCTGAAAGTTGTGCGAGAGGTCATTCGTGTATTATACGTGCAGCATGAATCATGGTGGTTGTCTGCCGCTATTTTGTTTGGTTTGATTCTATCTTGGGGTTAT TTCTGTGTTGTTACAGCTAGCCAAATCGTGACGCTTTTCCAGACCACAGGATATAGTGGAATAATTACTGTTATAAATGGGGGTGACTTTGCA gTATCTTCAATTGTTCAAGTAGTTGGAATAAGTATTTGTTTGCATGCTGCCACGAAAATATCCCACAGAGCCCAAGGTATTGCATCTATAGTGAGTAGATGGCATGCATTGGCAACGTGCATTTCAAGTGATGCATCTCATCAAATGAGAGTTTCGAATAGTACGGGGAACTTGGAAGCTGCAAATCAACTAAACTCACTACATTTAAGCTATTCTGAAAGTGATTTGGAGTCGGTGGATTATATTGCAATGCCTACAAATACACAGTTGGCATCCAACATGTCATCATATCACAGAAGGCTAGCCTTTG TATTGTATCTGCAAAACAATCCTGGAGGAATCACTATATTTGGTTGGACGGTTGATCGTGCATTAATAAACACAATCTTCTTCATTGAACTTACTCTAGTGACTTTTGTGCTTGGAAAGACTATAGTATTCACTTCTAAATGA
- the LOC110631695 gene encoding cyclin-dependent kinase G-2, which produces MAAGRHGGYRDNEIRGRESNSEYSRRDFAYSKEEYDRFGNGNRENQRGRVRDIRDRGRVRQKDIKEREVVNGGYLSSSSRSDSGSDGGTRGSKRYEFTGRAMDREPGELSSESGSDDAIESESVFNKDIEVSKVVENGIRTPVEKKRKFSPIVWDRDDREVSNSSKSRISLAVTTLPPPPPLPRAYGQSPNVIPDGGVEISPIKSSENQNLKSSSPVKDPVAKGPVGYSASESPVGLAALPLEDQRLGNDHEAELAEDDDYVPTRNISSSRWAAGNNSPVDEGEIVEDQEMPKRRKKMPHLESLDFRTRNSSLTPDLGDLKRDGSDRARGRTTTDSEERDILTRSLSGDDYPGNDTDKDEYMEIDDERDENDGSNEHSDADSENENDYLEAPESVAPQRSINMLLGCRSVDEFERLNKIDEGTYGVVYRARDKKNGEIVALKKVKMEKEREGFPLTSLREINILLSFHHPSIVDVKEVVVGSNLDSIFMVMEYMEHDLKGLMESMKQPFSQSEVKCLMLQLLEGVKYLHDNWVLHRDLKTSNLLLNNRGELKICDFGLARQYGSPLKPYTHLVVTLWYRAPELLLGAKQYSTAIDIWSLGCIMAELLAKEPLFNGKTEFDQLDKIFRILGTPNETIWPGFSKLPGVKVNFVKHQYNLLRKKFPATSFTGSPVLSDSGFDLLNKLLTYDPEKRITADAALNHEWFREVPLPKSKDFMPTFPAQHAQDRRLRRILKSPDPLEEQRRKELQQGELGTGSLFG; this is translated from the exons ATGGCGGCTGGGAGACATGGGGGTTATCGCGATAACGAGATACGCGGGCGTGAGTCCAATAGTGAATATTCTAGGAGGGATTTTGCTTATTCAAAGGAGGAGTATGATCGGTTTGGGAATGGTAATCGTGAAAATCAAAGGGGTAGAGTTCGTGACATAAGAGATAGGGGTAGGGTTAGACAGAAGGATATTAAGGAGAGAGAAGTGGTTAATGGTGGTTATCTGTCCTCTTCTAGTAGGAGTGATTCAGGCAGTGATGGTGGTACACGTGGATCCAAGAGATACGAGTTTACTGGCAGGGCCATGGATCGAGAGCCAGGTGAATTGTCTAGTGAAAGTGGGTCTGATGATGCGATAGAGTCTGAATCAGTGTTCAATAAAGATATTGAGGTTTCAAAGGTAGTAGAGAATGGCATACGGACTCCTGTGGAGAAGAAGAGGAAGTTTTCTCCTATAGTTTGGGATAGGGATGACAGAGAAGTGAGTAATTCTTCAAAAAGTAGGATTTCTCTGGCAGTGACTACACTCCCTCCACCACCACCCCTCCCTAGGGCATACGGCCAGTCACCAAATGTTATTCCAGATGGAGGTGTAGAGATATCTCCCATTAAGAGTAGTGAAAATCAGAACTTGAAGTCATCTTCTCCCGTCAAGGATCCAGTGGCTAAAGGGCCAGTTGGGTATTCTGCATCTGAGTCTCCAGTAGGGTTGGCTGCTTTGCCTCTAGAGGATCAACGGTTGGGTAATGATCATGAAGCTGAACTGGCCGAAGATGATGATTATGTACCTACCCGTAATATATCATCTTCTAGATGGGCTGCTGGGAACAATTCTCCAGTTGATGAAGGTGAAATTGTAGAGGATCAGGAAATGCCTAAAAGGAGGAAGAAGATGCCTCATTTGGAGTCCTTGGATTTCAGAACACGCAATAGTTCATTGACTCCTGACCTTGGAGACCTTAAGAGAGATGGTTCAGATCGAGCTAGAGGGAGGACGACGACTGACTCTGAGGAGCGAGACATTCTTACTAGGTCTTTGAGTGGGGATGATTATCCTGGTAATGATACTGACAAGGATGAATAcatggagattgatgatgaacgGGATGAAAATGATGGTAGCAATGAACATTCTGATGCAGATTCTGAGAATGAAAATGATTATCTTGAAGCACCAGAATCTGTAGCTCCTCAAAGAAGTATAAACATGCTTCTGGGGTGTAGAAGTGTAGATGAATTTGAGAGACTAAATAAGATAGATGAAGGCACTTACGGAGTTGTATATAGGGCTAGAGATAAGAAGAATGGGGAAATTGTCGCATTGAAGAAGGTAAAGATGGAGAAGGAACGAGAGGGCTTTCCCCTGACATCTTTGAGGGAAATAAACATTCTTCTCTCTTTTCATCACCCTTCAATTGTTGATGTAAAAGAAGTTGTGGTTGGGAGTAACCTTGATAGCATTTTTATGGTGATGGAATATATGGAGCATGATCTTAAGGGTCTCATGGAGTCGATGAAGCAGCCATTTAGTCAGAGTGAAGTTAAATGCTTAATGCTCCAGTTATTGGAAGGTGTCAAGTATCTCCATGATAACTGGGTCCTTCATCGAGATTTAAAGACATCAAATTTGCTTTTGAATAATAGGGGTGAGTTGAAGATCTGTGACTTTGGGTTGGCTCGTCAGTATGGAAGTCCATTGAAACCATATACTCATTTGGTGGTTACACTTTGGTACAG agCTCCTGAACTTCTTTTGGGAGCCAAACAATATTCAACTGCAATCGACATATGGTCATTAGGTTGTATTATGGCTGAACTGTTGGCAAAAGAACCACTTTTCAATGGGAAAACAGAATTTGATCAACTTGATAAG ATTTTCCGAATACTTGGCACACCAAATGAGACGATCTGGCCTGGGTTCTCCAAGTTACCTGGTGTGAAGGTCAACTTTGTTAAGCATCA GTATAACCTACTGCGTAAGAAATTCCCAGCAACATCTTTCACTGGATCGCCAGTTCTTTCTGATTCTGGATTTGATTTGTTGAACAAACTTCTAACCTATGACCCTGAGAAG CGAATAACTGCTGATGCTGCTCTTAACCACGAATGGTTTCGTGAAGTTCCTCTTCCCAAGTCTAAGGATTTTATGCCTACTTTTCCTGCTCAGCATGCCCAAGACAG GCGTCTGCGAAGGATATTGAAGAGTCCAGATCCTTTGGAAGAGCAGCGCAGAAAAGAACTGCAACAAGGAGAATTAGGGACTGGCAGTTTGTTTGGCTAA
- the LOC110631697 gene encoding urease produces the protein MKLTPREVEKLGLHNAGYLAQKRLARGLRLNYSEAVALVATQILEFVRDGDKTVADLMDVGKCLLGRRQVLPAVPHLLDSVQVEGTFPDGTKLVTVHNPIASENGNLELALHGSFLPVPSLDKFPGIEENEIPGVFIFGDGNITLNPGRKAVILKVVNRGDRPIQVGSHYHFNETNPCLYFDRMKAYGMRLNILAGTAIRFEPGECRSVVLVSIGGKKVIRGGNGIVDDPVDDANYATVSKTVKSRGFGNQEEENAREGVTGEDSDFTIVVSHEAYANMYGPTTGDKIRLGDTNLYAEIERDFAIYGDECVFGGGKVIRDGMGQSCGHQPVDSLDAVITNAVIIDYSGIYKADIGIRGGLIAAIGKAGNPDIMNNVHSDMIIGVNTEVIAGEGMIVTAGAIDCHVHFICPQLVYEAISSGITTLVGGGTGPADGTRATTCTPAPSQMKLMLQSTDDLPLNFGFTGKGNGAKPDELQEIIKAGAMGLKLHEDWGTTPAAIDNCLTVAEEYDIQVNIHTDTLNESGFVEHTIAAFKGRTIHAYHSEGAGGGHAPDIIKVCGVKNVLPSSTNPTRPYTSNTIDEHLDMLMVCHHLDKDIPEDVAFAESRIRAETIAAEDILHDLGAISIISSDSQAMGRIGEVISRTWQTAHKMKSQRGSIGPGGSDNDNFRIKRYIAKYTINPAVANGFAELIGSVEVGKLADLVLWKPSFFGAKPEMVIKGGVIAWAEMGDPNASIPTPEPVISRPMFGAFGKAPSANSVAFVSKIAAYNGIKALYGLSKRVEAVGNVRRLTKLDMKLNDALPNITVDPETYTVTADGEVLTCTASTTVPLSRNYFLF, from the exons ATGAAGCTGACACCCAGAGAGGTGGAGAAATTAGGACTGCATAACGCTGGTTATCTTGCCCAGAAGCGTCTCGCTCGGGGCCTCAGGCTCAATTACTCTGAGGCCGTAGCTCTCGTTGCCACTCAG ATTTTGGAGTTTGTTCGCGATGGTGATAAGACAGTGGCTGATTTGATGGATGTTGGGAAATGTTTACTGGGAAg GAGACAAGTTCTTCCTGCAGTTCCACACCTTTTGGATTCCGTGCAG GTTGAAGGAACATTTCCAGATGGGACCAAGTTAGTCACTGTTCACAATCCTATTGCTAGTGAAAATGGAAATCTGGAGCTAGCTTTACATGGTTCCTTTCTTCCAG TTCCTTCACTTGACAAGTTTCCTGGAATAGAAGAAAATGAAATTCCGGGCGTGTTTATCTTTGGAGATGGAAATATTACACTTAATCCTGGAAGGAAAGCAGTGATTCTCAAAGTTGTTAACCGTGGAGACAGACCAATTCAG GTGGGCAGCCACTATCATTTCAATGAGACAAACCCATGCTTGTATTTTGATCGAATGAAAGCATATGGCATGCGCCTGAACATTCTAGCAGGAACAGCTATACGATTTGAG CCAGGGGAATGCAGAAGTGTTGTCCTTGTAAGCATTGGAGGTAAAAAGGTTATCAGAGGCGGAAATGGCATTGTTGATGATCCAGTTGATGATGCCAATTATGCAACAGTATCAAAAACTGTAAAATCAAGAGGATTTGGGAATCAGGAAGAAGAAAATGCTCG TGAAGGTGTAACTGGAGAAGATTCTGATTTCACCATTGTTGTTTCTCATGAGGCCTATGCTAACATGTATGGCCCTACTACGGGTGACAAAATCCGGCTTGGTGATACCAATCTTTATGCTGAAATTGAAAGAGATTTTGCTATTTATGGGGATGAATGTGTTTTTGGAGGTGGGAAAGTTATAAGGGATGGAATGGGCCAGTCATGTGGGCATCAACCAGTTGACTCTCTTGATGCTGTGATAACAAATGCTGTGATCATTGATTACAGTGGAATCTACAAGGCAGATATTGGTATTAGAGGTGGTCTTATTGCTGCTATTGGAAAAGCAGGAAATCCTGATATCATGAATAATgttcattctgatatgatcattgGA GTTAACACTGAGGTTATCGCGGGCGAAGGAATGATTGTAACTGCAGGGGCCATAGATTGTCATGTGCACTTCATATGCCCCCAGCTTGTATACGAGGCAATATCAAGTG GCATCACAACACTTGTGGGAGGTGGAACAGGACCCGCTGATGGGACACGTGCAACTACCTGCACTCCTGCTCCATCACAAATGAAATTGATGCTGCAATCTACTGATGACCTGCCTCTGAATTTTGGGTTCACTGGAAAA GGTAATGGTGCCAAACCCGATGAGCTACAAGAAATAATCAAGGCTGGGGCAATGGGACTAAAGTTGCATGAGGACTGGGGAACTACTCCTGCTGCAATAGACAATTGTTTGACTGTCGCAGAAGAATATGACATACAG GTCAATATCCACACAGACACCTTGAATGAATCTGGATTCGTGGAACACACAATTGCTGCATTTAAAGGAAGAACAATTCATGCGTATCACAG TGAAGGTGCAGGTGGTGGTCATGCTCCAGATATTATCAAAGTATGTGGTGTAAAAAATGTCCTACCGTCATCAACAAACCCTACCCGGCCTTACACTTCCAATACCATCGATGAACATCTTGATATGCTG ATGGTCTGCCATCATCTTGACAAAGACATTCCAGAAGATGTAGCTTTTGCTGAATCAAGGATAAGGGCTGAAACAATCGCTGCGGAGGATATATTGCATGATTTGGGGGCAATTAGCATTATATCTTCTGATTCGCAAGCTATGGGACGCATTGGAGAG GTCATAAGCAGAACTTGGCAAACTGCTCACAAAATGAAATCACAGAGGGGATCAATTGGCCCTGGTGGATCAGACAATGATAACTTCCGTATCAAACGATATATTGCAAAGTACACTATAAACCCAGCAGTAGCAAATGGGTTTGCTGAATTAATTGGTTCAGTTGAG GTGGGAAAGTTGGCTGATCTTGTTTTATGGAAGCCTTCTTTCTTTGGGGCAAAACCAGAAATGGTGATTAAGGGTGGTGTAATTGCATGGGCTGAAATGGGTGATCCAAATGCAAGCATCCCCACACCTGAACCG GTGATTTCAAGACCTATGTTTGGAGCCTTTGGCAAGGCTCCAAGTGCTAACTCCGTTGCTTTTGTCAGCAAG ATCGCAGCGTATAATGGGATAAAGGCTTTGTATGGACTCAGCAAAAGAGTGGAAGCCGTAGGCAATGTTAGGAGACTCACTAAACTTGACATGAAGCTTAATGATGCCCTTCCTAATATCACAGTAGATCCAGAAACATATACAGTGACAGCAGATGGTGAGGTTCTCACCTGTACTGCTTCCACCACGGTTCCGCTCTCTCGGAATTACTTCCTTTTTTAG
- the LOC110631693 gene encoding remorin 1.4 yields MRSIEEKGCYNHGPIQEISTSNGISFEFHKSNGANRTSHHRTALGKPAPSKWDDAQKWLVGMSRGGDKNQSKPRDSNADDRRLIAPVPQQEQDYPSDEDEVEGEEANGCPASVTNPYEVETKKVDCDESIWRINNPIENSIATAPRSICVRDMGTEMTPIASQEPSRTATPIRTGTPVARSPISSGSSTPVRHQHGQQGTDQGYPGGLRSTENRGEPNSVARGHHGEEPNGSKMPENKDLNEARNLNSLETRAMAWDEAERAKYMARYKREEVKIQAWENHEKRKAEMEMRKMEVKAERIKARAQEKLASKLAATKRIAEEKRANAEAKMNEKAVRTAERADYIRRTGHLPSSFSFKLPSLCW; encoded by the exons ATGAGATCCATAGAGGAAAAGGGGTGCTACAACCATGGACCAATTCAAGAGATCTCAACTAGCAATGGGATAAGTTTTGAGTTTCATAAAAGCAATGGAGCTAACCGCACTTCTCATCATAGGACAGCCTTAGGCAAGCCAGCACCATCCAAATGGGATGATGCACAAAAATGGCTTGTTGGGATGTCAAGAGGGGGAGATAAAAACCAATCCAAGCCAAGAGACTCAAATGCTGATGATAGGAGACTGATAGCTCCAGTTCCACAGCAGGAACAAGACTATCCAAGTGATGAAGATGAAGTTGAAGGAGAAGAGGCAAATGGTTGCCCTGCTTCAGTGACAAATCCTTATGAAGTGGAAACTAAGAAGGTGGATTGTGATGAGTCCATTTGGAGAATCAATAACCCAATAGAGAATTCTATTGCAACTGCTCCTAGATCAATATGTGTTAGGGATATGGGGACTGAGATGACCCCAATTGCCAGCCAAGAGCCTTCAAGAACAGCAACTCCTATAAGAACTGGAACTCCAGTAGCAAGGAGCCCCATATCTTCTGGATCCTCCACTCCCGTAAGGCATCAGCATGGACAGCAAGGCACTGATCAGGGCTATCcaggaggtttaagatctactgaAAACAGAGGTGAGCCCAATTCTGTTGCCAGAGGACACCATGGAGAAGAACCTAACGGTTCTAAGATGCCCGAGAACAAGGATTTAAATGAAGCAAGAAATCTGAATTCCTTGGAGACAAGAGCTATGGCTTGGGATGAGGCAGAGCGCGCCAAATATATGGCAAG GTATAAGCGTGAAGAGGTGAAGATACAAGCCTGGGAAAATCATGAGAAGAGGAAAGCAGAAATGGAAATGAGGAAAATGGAG GTGAAGGCTGAGAGAATAAAAGCTCGTGCACAGGAAAAGCTGGCGAGCAAACTCGCAGCAACAAAAAGAATAGCTGAAGAGAAGAGAGCAAATGCTGAAGCCAAAATGAATGAGAAAGCTGTAAGGACTGCTGAAAGGGCAGACTATATAAGGAGGACTGGCCACTTGCCCTCTTCCTTTTCCTTCAAGTTGCCTTCCCTTTGCTGGTAG
- the LOC110631696 gene encoding uncharacterized protein LOC110631696 isoform X4 — protein sequence MADPHLQIDQQSRPPVHTPLLPPTHNNTDNHHDGRRQDQETDLDQALEGLETFLTLLGFNQSSVLSFLLSWTVFILIGVSLPVMILELSKCGGCEKYQIKDFELDIVASQACLAAVSLACLSHSLRKYGIRKFLFLDRRSGPIMARFGHKYVQQMKDSLRLLILWSLPCFILKVVREVIRVLYVQHESWWLSAAILFGLILSWGYVSSIVQVVGISICLHAATKISHRAQGIASIVSRWHALATCISSDASHQMRVSNSTGNLEAANQLNSLHLSYSESDLESVDYIAMPTNTQLASNMSSYHRRLAFVLYLQNNPGGITIFGWTVDRALINTIFFIELTLVTFVLGKTIVFTSK from the exons ATGGCAGATCCTCACTTACAAATAGACCAACAATCTCGCCCTCCTGTCCATACCCCTCTTCTTCCTCCAACTCATAATAACACCGACAACCACCACGACGGCCGCCGCCAAGATCAAGAAACCGATCTCGATCAGGCTCTTGAAGGGTTAGAGACATTTCTTACCCTTCTGGGTTTCAACCAGTCTTCTGTTCTGAGCTTTCTTCTTTCTTGGACAGTGTTTATATTGATAGGTGTGTCGCTTCCTGTTATGATACTGGAGTTGTCTAAATGTGGTGGCTGCGAAAAGTACCAGATTAAGGATTTTGAACTCGATATCGTTGCATCTCAAGCGTGTTTAGCGGCTGTTTCTTTGGCTTGCCTTTCTCATAGTCTACGCAAGTATGGCATAAGAAAGTTTCTGTTCCTTGACCGCCGTAGCGGCCCTATTATGGCTCGCTTTGGCCACAAATATGTTCAACAGATGAAG GACTCTTTACGTTTGCTGATCCTCTGGTCGCTGCCATGTTTCATTCTGAAAGTTGTGCGAGAGGTCATTCGTGTATTATACGTGCAGCATGAATCATGGTGGTTGTCTGCCGCTATTTTGTTTGGTTTGATTCTATCTTGGGGTTAT gTATCTTCAATTGTTCAAGTAGTTGGAATAAGTATTTGTTTGCATGCTGCCACGAAAATATCCCACAGAGCCCAAGGTATTGCATCTATAGTGAGTAGATGGCATGCATTGGCAACGTGCATTTCAAGTGATGCATCTCATCAAATGAGAGTTTCGAATAGTACGGGGAACTTGGAAGCTGCAAATCAACTAAACTCACTACATTTAAGCTATTCTGAAAGTGATTTGGAGTCGGTGGATTATATTGCAATGCCTACAAATACACAGTTGGCATCCAACATGTCATCATATCACAGAAGGCTAGCCTTTG TATTGTATCTGCAAAACAATCCTGGAGGAATCACTATATTTGGTTGGACGGTTGATCGTGCATTAATAAACACAATCTTCTTCATTGAACTTACTCTAGTGACTTTTGTGCTTGGAAAGACTATAGTATTCACTTCTAAATGA